In the Streptomyces coeruleoprunus genome, CCAGGGCCACCACGGCGGACACGGCCGACAGATAGCGGCGGGCGCGTGGCGTGGTGGCGAGATAGGCGAGAATGCCCCAGGTCACCACGGCATTGGCGGTATGTCCGGAAGGAAATATATCGCCGCCCGCGAACAGCTCGGCGGAGCCGATCTGCGTCGCGTAGTGGGGGCCCAGCCGGCCCAGACCGATCTTGACGGAACCCACCGTCACATTGAGCAGCAGCAGTGCCGTGCCCAGGACCAGGAGCGGCCGCAGCGTGTGCTGCCGCCAGGACCGCCAGCCGAGCCAGCCCGCCACCATCAGCGCGGTGGGGCCGCGCTGTCCCAGCACGACGAAGTAGTCGAGCGGCGCGTGCAGCTCCGGCCACTGCTGGTACGGCCGGAACAGCATGACCTTCCAGTCGATGAGCACCAGCCACGTCGAGGCCAGCACGGCCACGACGATGGCCAGATAGAACACGGACGTCCCGCCGAAGAGGGCGAGACGCGTGTGGCTCATCCGCGGGATCTCAATCTTCGGCGGTTCCGGCTCCCGGTCGAGCCGGGCAAAGATGTCGGTACGCACCCAATCGACGTTACAGGGAGTGAGCGTCGGGCCAGGCCGTTCCGGTCTCTTTGTGATGACGATGTGATGTGGAGTGGGTCTCGAAGGGGCCTTTATTCGGTGCTTATCCAAAAACCCCGTGGACCCTTCGGCCAATAGCCCCGGTGCTTCTTCCGTAAGTCTGTTTGTGTGCCGGGAAATGCCGGGCGCCGGCGGGCACGGCCGGGAAATTCGTCCGGCGCGGTGGCGCACCCCGGCGGCGCCGGCCCGGTGCGTCGCCCGGCCCGCGCGGTCCGCGGAATGCCACCCTCCGCGCGTGTCGCGGTCCCGCGCCGCCCTCCGCCCGCGTGTCGCGGCGGCGCCGCCCACGTGGTGTACGCCACACACCCCGGCGCGTCCCGGTGAGAGATCGACCACCCACCACCCGCCCGACGTCACGTAGGCTGACGATTCGCTCGCCCTCCCCCAAGGTGTCGACCGCGCTCGACCAGGGGGAACCCCCAGATGCCGGGCCGCCCCGGGAACGTCCCCTCCCGGCCGGCGCCCGCCGAGCGCGAGAGTTCCACGCGGGAGGTACGTACATGTCGGGAACGACCACGGCCGGCGCACGTCTGCGTGCCACCGGCGGCGGTGCCAACCGCTGGGTCGTCCTCTTCGTCCTCTGTGTGAGCCTGCTGCTGGTCGCACTCGACGCGACCGTCCTGCACGTCGCCGTCCCCGCCGTCACCGAGGACCTCCGGCCCAGCTCCACGGCCCTGCTGTGGATCGTGGACGCCTACCCCCTGGTCTGCGCCTCGCTGCTGATCCTCTTCGGCACGCTCGGCGACCGGGTCGGGCGGCGCCGGATCCTCCTGTGCGGCTACGCCCTCTTCGGCGTGGCGTCCGCGGTCGCGGCGCTCGCCGACACGCCGGCGGTGCTCATCGCCGCCCGCGCGCTGCTCGGCGTCGGCGGCGCGATGATCATGCCCGCGACGCTGTCGCTGCTCCGGGCGGTCTTCCCCGACCGTCGCGAGCGGGCCACCGCGATCGGCATCTGGACGGCGGTCGCCGCCATCGGCGCCGCCACCGGACCCGTCCTCGGCGGGTTCCTGGTCGAGCACTTCTGGTGGGGCTCGGTCTTCCTGATCAACATCCCGCTGATGGCGCTGATCCTGCCCGTCGGCCGCTGGCTGCTGCCCGAGTCGCGCGGCAGCGGCGACGGCCCCTGGGACGTGCTCGGCGCGCTGATGGCGGCCGGCGGCGTGCTCGGCCTGGTCCTCGGCGTGAAGCGGGCCGGTGCGGGCGCCGACCTCATCGGCCCGGCCACGCTGGGCCCGCTGGTCGTCGGGGCGGTGCTGCTCGTGCTGTTCGTGCGGCGGCAGCGGCACCGGGCGCACCCGCTGATCGACATGCGGATGTTCTCCCGGCCCGCCTTCACCTTCTCCGTCGGCTGCATCGTGCTGGCCATGCTGGCCCTGGTCGGCCTGGAGCTGATCGCCGTCCAGTACCTCCAGCTGGTCCTCGGCCTCAGCCCCGTCGAGACCGGCCTGCGGCTGCTGCCCCTGACCTTCGCCGCCATGGCCGCGGGCGCCACCGGCTCGTACACCCTGGCCCGCCTCGGCCCTCGCCGGATGGTCGGCGGCGGCTTCGTGCTGACCGCCGGGGCCGTCCTGCTGCTCGTCCTCATGGGCCAGAACGACCGGCCGCTGCTTCTGACGATCGGCTTCGTGCTGCTCGGCTTCGGCCTCCAGACCACGCTGTTCGCGGCGTACGAGTCGATGCTGAGCGAGGCCCCCGCCGACTGCGCGGGCGGCGCCGCCGCGATCGGCGAGACCTCCTACCAGCTCGGTGCCGGCATGGGCATCGCCCTGCTCGGCAGCGTCATGAACGCCGCGTACGGCCCCGGGCTCAGCGGCGTGCCCGGCGTCCCGGCCCAGGCCGCCGCCGCGGCGGCCAACTCGCTCGGCGAGGCCTACCAGGTGGCCGCCCGGCTCGGCGGAGCCGCGGGCGACGCGCTGTACACGGCCGCCCGGCACGCCTTCGTGCACGGCCTCCACGTCACGCTGATGGTCAGCGCCGGGCTGCTGCTCACGGGAGCGCTGATGGCCCTGCGCCTGCCGCGCGCGATGGACCCGCACACGGCGGAGCAGCGCGACGAGGCCGCGGAACCGGCTCCCGGGACTCCCGCGCTCCCCGCCCAGGTCGCCGCCGCACCCCACGGCCACGACGTGTGCGACGCGCGCGTCCCGGCGCGGCGCGCCCCCGCCGAGCCGGCGGGCTCTGGACGCACGCCGCACTGACCCGTAACGTCAGCGCGCAGCCGTGACTATCGACGATAGTTTCAGGCTCCCCCGAGGTCACTCCTCCGCTCGACCGGGGGGACCCCAGACGCTTTGGTGAGCCAGCCGCCGGAGGCCCGAATGCCCGCACCCTCGAAGCTCCCGCCCTTCGACCCGAGCGACCCGCTCGGCGTCGACGACCTGCTCGGCCCCGAGGACCTCGCCGTCCGCGACACCGTGCGCGGCTGGGCGGCCGACCGGGTGCTGCCGCACATCGCCGAGTGGTACGAGAACGGCGAGCTGCCCGGCATCCGCGAACTCGCCCGTGAGCTGGGCGCCATCGGTGCGCTCGGCATGTCCCTTGAGGGCTACGGCTGCGCGGGCGCGAGCGCCGTCCAGTACGGCCTGGCCTGCCTGGAGCTGGAGGCCGCGGACTCCGGCATCCGCTCCCTGGTCTCCGTACAGGGCTCGCTCGCCATGTACGCGATCTGGAAGTACGGCTCCGAGGAGCAGAAGCAGCGCTGGCTGCCGTCCATGGCGGCGGGCGAGACCATCGGCTGCTTCGGCCTGACCGAGCCCGACCACGGCTCCGACCCGGCCGGCCTGCGCACGTACGCCAAGAAGGACGGCACGGACTGGGTCCTCAACGGCCGCAAGATGTGGATCACCAACGGCTCGGTGGCCGGGGTCGCCGTCGTCTGGGCGCAGACCGACGAGGGGATGCGCGGATTCGCCGTACCGACCGACGTGCCGGGCTTCTCGGCGCCGGAGATCAAGCACAAGTGGTCGTTGCGCGCGAGCGTCACCAGCGAGCTGGTGATGGACGACGTACGGCTGCCCGCCGACGCCGTCCTGCCCGGCGTGACCGGTCTGAAGGGCCCGCTGAGCTGCCTGTCCCACGCCCGGTACGGGATCGTGTGGGGCGCCATGGGCGCGGCGCGGGCGTCGTTCGAGGCGGCGCTCGACTACGCGCGGACGCGGGAGCAGTTCGGCCGCCCCATCGGCGGCTTCCAGCTCACCCAGGCCAAGCTCGCCGACATGGCCGTGGAGCTGCACAAGGGCATCCTGCTGGCCCACCACCTGGGGCAGCGGATGGACGCGGGGCGGCTGCGCCCCGAACAGGTCAGCTTCGGCAAGCTCAACAACGTGCGGGAGGCGATCGAGATCTGCCGCACGGCGCGGACGATCCTCGGCGCGAACGGGATCTCGCTGGAGTACCCCGTCATGCGGCACGCCACGAATCTGGAGTCGGTGCTCACCTACGAGGGCACCGTCGAGATGCACCAGCTGGTGCTGGGCAAGGCGCTCACCGGTCTCGACGCCTTCCGGTGACCCGGCCCCGGTGAGCGGCCCTGCCCTCAGCTCTGGTTGAAGAACCCGTCCGCGTCGCGGCCCCCGGGCTCCCCGTTGACGATCTGCGTGTCCGCGGGCGTCAGCAGGAAGACCCGGGTCGCCACGCGCTCGATGGAGCCGCGCAGGCCGAAGGTCAGGCCCGCCGCGAAGTCGACGACGCGCTTGGCGTCGTTGGGCTCCATGGAGGTGAGGTTCATGATGACCGGGACGCCGTCCCGGAACAGCTCGCCGATGGCCCGCGCGTCCCGGAAGCCGTCCGGGGCGACCGTGGCGATGCGGCGGCCCTCCTCCTGGGCGGACTCGGACGCGACCCGGACGCGGGGGTCGGTGACCCAGGCGTCGCCGTTCCGATCAGCCTCGGCGTAGTCGTCGTCGTAGTAACGCTCGTCGTTGTCCTCGACGAGCCCGAGCCATGCACTCGCCTTGCGCACCGATCCCATGGACGCCTCCTTTCGACGCGGTCACTTGTGGTTCCGCACCCCTATGGTCGTCCATGATGCGGATCGCGCGCCAAGTGGACAGTCGCCGCGCGAGCGATTCGTGACGGTACTGGTGCAGAAGATGTGGCGATTCGTCAAGGTTCTTCCTGTGTATGGCCCCTGAGGACCCCCGTCCGTAACTCAAATATGAAATTCGGTCCGGACGGGTGAGCGTAGGGGCGTACGGGTGAACGGGCCATCCCCGCGACACCGTCCGGTCACTCCTCCCCAGGGGAGGGCCCCTGGACACCTCCCGGGCCCCCGCTACGATGCCGACGCTCAAGAACGTCGACGGGGGAAGCATCGTGTTCGGAATAGTCAGGCCCTGTGCGCACCGGCTCACCGAGGGCCTCAAGACCGAGTGGATGGCCCATCTCTGCGGCCTCTGCCTGGCCCTGAGGGCGGATCACGGGCAGTTCGCCCGGGTCGCCACCAACTACGACGGGCTCATCGTCTCCGTCCTGACGGAGGCTCAGACCATGCGCACGGACGAGGCACGGCGCACCGCCGGACCCTGCCCGCTGCGCGCGATGCGCACCGCGCCCGTCGCCCGCGGCGAGGGCGCGCGGCTCGCCGCGGCGGTCTCGCTGGTGCTGGCCTCGGCGAAGGTACGGGACCACGTCACCGACCGGGACGGGCTGCTGGCCCGCAGGCCGGTCGCCGCCGCGGCGCGCCGGGTCGCCCACCGCTGGGACCGGGCCGGCGCCCGCAGCGGGCGGGAGCTGGGCTTCGACACCGCCGTGCTGGTCGACGCGGTCGACCGGCAGGCCGGCATCGAGGCGCTGGCCGGACCCGGCACCTCCCTGCTC is a window encoding:
- a CDS encoding phosphatase PAP2 family protein, whose amino-acid sequence is MRTDIFARLDREPEPPKIEIPRMSHTRLALFGGTSVFYLAIVVAVLASTWLVLIDWKVMLFRPYQQWPELHAPLDYFVVLGQRGPTALMVAGWLGWRSWRQHTLRPLLVLGTALLLLNVTVGSVKIGLGRLGPHYATQIGSAELFAGGDIFPSGHTANAVVTWGILAYLATTPRARRYLSAVSAVVALGVGLTTVYLGTHWLSDVLLGWAAGLLILLGLPWCEPFIARAETAALAWRDRMRERRAAVPTVPLAPVPAPELLPAIQPQRHAAGVEEPVREPLSAGTGGHAPKIRATLSQSRAHAVLRSERTPVTPAGSRRPPRSRPLTGG
- a CDS encoding MFS transporter, whose translation is MSGTTTAGARLRATGGGANRWVVLFVLCVSLLLVALDATVLHVAVPAVTEDLRPSSTALLWIVDAYPLVCASLLILFGTLGDRVGRRRILLCGYALFGVASAVAALADTPAVLIAARALLGVGGAMIMPATLSLLRAVFPDRRERATAIGIWTAVAAIGAATGPVLGGFLVEHFWWGSVFLINIPLMALILPVGRWLLPESRGSGDGPWDVLGALMAAGGVLGLVLGVKRAGAGADLIGPATLGPLVVGAVLLVLFVRRQRHRAHPLIDMRMFSRPAFTFSVGCIVLAMLALVGLELIAVQYLQLVLGLSPVETGLRLLPLTFAAMAAGATGSYTLARLGPRRMVGGGFVLTAGAVLLLVLMGQNDRPLLLTIGFVLLGFGLQTTLFAAYESMLSEAPADCAGGAAAIGETSYQLGAGMGIALLGSVMNAAYGPGLSGVPGVPAQAAAAAANSLGEAYQVAARLGGAAGDALYTAARHAFVHGLHVTLMVSAGLLLTGALMALRLPRAMDPHTAEQRDEAAEPAPGTPALPAQVAAAPHGHDVCDARVPARRAPAEPAGSGRTPH
- a CDS encoding acyl-CoA dehydrogenase family protein codes for the protein MPAPSKLPPFDPSDPLGVDDLLGPEDLAVRDTVRGWAADRVLPHIAEWYENGELPGIRELARELGAIGALGMSLEGYGCAGASAVQYGLACLELEAADSGIRSLVSVQGSLAMYAIWKYGSEEQKQRWLPSMAAGETIGCFGLTEPDHGSDPAGLRTYAKKDGTDWVLNGRKMWITNGSVAGVAVVWAQTDEGMRGFAVPTDVPGFSAPEIKHKWSLRASVTSELVMDDVRLPADAVLPGVTGLKGPLSCLSHARYGIVWGAMGAARASFEAALDYARTREQFGRPIGGFQLTQAKLADMAVELHKGILLAHHLGQRMDAGRLRPEQVSFGKLNNVREAIEICRTARTILGANGISLEYPVMRHATNLESVLTYEGTVEMHQLVLGKALTGLDAFR
- a CDS encoding cell division protein SepF; translation: MGSVRKASAWLGLVEDNDERYYDDDYAEADRNGDAWVTDPRVRVASESAQEEGRRIATVAPDGFRDARAIGELFRDGVPVIMNLTSMEPNDAKRVVDFAAGLTFGLRGSIERVATRVFLLTPADTQIVNGEPGGRDADGFFNQS